A region of Oculatellaceae cyanobacterium DNA encodes the following proteins:
- a CDS encoding cation:proton antiporter has protein sequence MEEDFRLIVDLVSVLVAAATGGLFAALLRQPALLGYIIGGMVVGPAGLGLIKEVVQIETLAQFGAAFLLFALGVEFSFAELKKVQQISLGGGGLQIVLTILITTLVSVGMGWVKSPAQGVFLGAILSLSSTAVVLKCLMERNETATPHGQVMLGILVVQDLALGLMLAVLPALDQPPEAIGVAIGQALLRIGLFAAGAVAVGIWLIPRLLRLLAKTESRELFLLGVVTLCLCIALLTEQMGLSIEMGAFVAGLMISEVEYADQTLTYVEPLRDVFAALFFASVGMLIDPLFLWNNWELILGLVFLVFVGKFLIITPLVKLFKYPLKTALITGLGLAQIGEFSFVLASEGQVLGLVSRRVYLLLVGTTAVTLILTPFVLQIIPQLFNWLETVPIFKPYFNSMELPLEVATDLPLQNHVVVCGYGRIGRNLVRLLNEHNSKIVVIDQSEAAIQKLREAEVPYVYGNAASLHVLEKAGVDQARSLVIALPDAMSTRLALKRSLELAPDLDIVVQANHNRDIELLYQLGAKEVVQPEFEASLEMATHVLTGLGVPIAVIDREVEQIRSTHYLDLRPERSQAEIARDLQFAAQGMSSRWYRLPSDSPLAGMTIGQANIRSLTGVSLVAIRRDRGEEIDYPDAKTSLEKGDRFLVVGQPEEQAAFNELAKGEVAIPESSTPCQWLQIPEDSLGVGKTLAELDIRREYGVQVQAIRREGKFIRFPDETVELRVGDHLLLCGGSNPLNQLRQWIAPSSKMPELAIPIIKVPVSEALQRFLPLDSQRND, from the coding sequence GTGGAAGAAGACTTTAGATTAATAGTTGACTTAGTATCGGTGTTGGTGGCTGCGGCTACTGGTGGACTTTTCGCTGCACTGCTGCGACAACCAGCGTTACTCGGCTATATTATCGGCGGGATGGTAGTTGGACCTGCTGGTTTGGGGCTGATTAAAGAAGTGGTGCAAATTGAGACTCTGGCACAGTTTGGAGCAGCATTTTTATTATTTGCTCTGGGAGTCGAGTTTTCCTTTGCAGAACTTAAAAAAGTTCAGCAGATTAGCTTGGGTGGTGGTGGTTTACAAATTGTCTTAACTATCCTGATAACTACATTGGTGTCTGTGGGGATGGGTTGGGTAAAGTCTCCAGCCCAAGGTGTGTTCTTAGGGGCTATTTTGTCTCTATCTTCAACTGCTGTAGTGCTGAAGTGCTTGATGGAGCGTAATGAAACAGCAACGCCTCATGGACAGGTAATGCTGGGGATTTTGGTGGTACAAGATTTAGCTTTGGGTTTAATGCTGGCAGTATTACCCGCGTTGGATCAACCACCTGAAGCAATTGGGGTGGCTATTGGACAAGCACTATTACGCATTGGTTTATTTGCTGCGGGTGCTGTTGCAGTGGGAATCTGGTTAATTCCGCGTTTATTAAGATTGCTGGCAAAAACTGAAAGTAGGGAGCTATTTTTATTAGGCGTTGTGACGCTGTGTTTGTGTATTGCTCTGCTGACTGAGCAAATGGGATTAAGTATTGAAATGGGGGCATTTGTCGCTGGTTTGATGATTTCGGAGGTAGAGTACGCTGATCAAACTTTGACTTATGTGGAACCGTTGCGAGATGTGTTTGCGGCGCTGTTTTTTGCTTCGGTAGGAATGCTAATCGATCCGTTGTTTTTATGGAACAATTGGGAGTTGATTTTAGGATTAGTATTTCTAGTATTTGTGGGCAAGTTTTTAATTATTACGCCCTTAGTTAAGCTGTTTAAGTATCCTTTGAAAACTGCTTTGATTACTGGGCTGGGGTTAGCTCAGATTGGGGAATTTTCCTTTGTACTTGCTAGTGAGGGGCAAGTGTTAGGTTTGGTTTCCCGTCGAGTTTATTTATTACTGGTAGGAACTACGGCGGTAACATTAATTCTTACGCCGTTTGTATTACAAATAATTCCGCAGCTATTTAACTGGTTGGAGACAGTACCAATATTTAAGCCGTATTTCAATTCAATGGAACTTCCCCTGGAAGTTGCAACTGATTTACCATTACAGAATCATGTTGTAGTTTGTGGGTATGGCAGGATAGGTCGCAATTTAGTACGGCTGTTAAATGAACATAATTCTAAAATTGTAGTAATTGATCAGTCGGAAGCGGCGATTCAGAAACTTAGAGAAGCTGAAGTGCCTTATGTTTATGGTAATGCTGCTAGTTTACACGTGTTAGAAAAAGCGGGAGTAGATCAGGCGCGATCGCTTGTGATTGCTTTGCCAGATGCGATGAGTACTAGACTAGCTTTGAAGCGATCGCTTGAGTTAGCACCTGATTTAGATATTGTTGTCCAGGCAAACCATAACCGAGATATTGAACTGCTTTATCAGTTAGGTGCTAAGGAAGTGGTGCAACCAGAGTTTGAAGCTAGTTTAGAAATGGCAACTCATGTATTGACAGGTTTAGGAGTGCCTATTGCAGTAATTGATCGAGAAGTTGAACAAATTCGTAGTACTCATTATTTAGATTTGCGCCCAGAGCGATCGCAGGCTGAAATTGCGCGAGATTTGCAATTTGCGGCTCAAGGAATGAGTAGCAGGTGGTATCGTTTGCCTAGTGATTCGCCACTGGCAGGAATGACTATAGGACAAGCTAATATCCGCTCGTTAACAGGTGTGAGTTTAGTGGCAATTCGACGCGATCGTGGTGAGGAAATTGATTATCCTGATGCTAAGACAAGTTTAGAAAAAGGCGATCGCTTTTTAGTAGTAGGACAACCGGAAGAACAAGCAGCTTTTAATGAACTTGCTAAAGGTGAAGTGGCAATTCCAGAAAGCAGTACTCCTTGTCAGTGGTTACAAATTCCAGAGGATAGTCTAGGGGTTGGAAAAACTCTTGCTGAATTGGATATTAGGCGCGAGTATGGTGTGCAAGTACAAGCTATTCGTCGAGAAGGCAAGTTTATCCGTTTTCCAGATGAAACTGTAGAATTGCGAGTTGGAGATCACTTACTATTGTGCGGTGGAAGTAATCCTTTGAACCAATTACGGCAGTGGATAGCGCCCAGTTCTAAAATGCCAGAATTGGCAATTCCTATTATTAAAGTGCCAGTGAGTGAAGCTTTACAACGATTTCTACCGCTTGATAGTCAGAGAAATGATTAA